One part of the Entelurus aequoreus isolate RoL-2023_Sb linkage group LG05, RoL_Eaeq_v1.1, whole genome shotgun sequence genome encodes these proteins:
- the LOC133649752 gene encoding uncharacterized protein LOC133649752 yields MTIVEGFERKISSSLRSGWLQLPFSSLAEEFKVSRAREVLLYRDSADGKVSSAGVEVRTGRKWRAQDAVERAEARLRHSTLVGTIATGRAGLGCNTKPNYSRARGKERRKLVQEEVRAEVEEARFSRVVGMSKQGAWTKWEHIAGRKITWTELWKAEPHQFKFLVLRAIADTICMGINTSKRQHPTKSTIAFVRAGEKPQPSKKTQGGLLTTARDWQLLGRPRGGENERPERTDFLVTIPANGQLTTSAVCTCGKVCKNPTGLKIHQTKMGCLRKPVAQRTVPVPCTAPDETEEDLGPDTPHSAQNLQAPPAQPQSRPSEHRRILWPAANKESEWKQFDEDVNTALEATAKGNVDQRLKTMSTFIIGIASDRFGIKEQRATKTTTAAPIPNRRETKISQLRQELRVLRSQYRKASENEKAALAELRGVVRDRLLTLRRAEWHRKRGKERARKRSAFIANPFGFTKKLLGEKRSGQLSCPEEEINLHIKNTYSDGMREQDLGHCAALICPPEPCILFDISEPTLKEVKEAIKSARTASAPGPSGVPYKVFKQCPRLLERLWKIFRVIWKRGKVPQQWTYAEGVWIPKEENARNIEQFRTISLLSVECKTFFKIVSNRLMGFLLKNTYIDTSVQKGGVPGVPGCIEHTGVVTQLIREARENRGDLTVLWLDLANAYGSIPHKLVELSLSRYHVPEKICNLILDYYNNFSLRVSSGTSTSDWHRLEKGIITGCTISVSLFALAMNMLVKSAEVECRGPLSKSGTRQPPIRASMDDLTVTTTSVSGCRWLLQGLDRLISWARMSFKPSKSRSLVLRKGKVTDRFRFSLADTQIPSVLEKPVKSLGKLFTGDLKDTAARQATSDNLNMWLSAVDKSGLPGKFKAWIYQHGILPRLLWPLLMYEFPMTIVEGFERKISSSLRRWLGLPRSLSSFALFGHNTKLQLPFSSLAEEFKVSRAREVLLYRDSADGKVSSAGVEVRTGRKWRAQDAVERAEARLRHSTLVGTIATGRAGLGCNTKPNYSRARGKERRKLVQEEVRAEVEEARFSRVVGMSKQGAWTKWEHIAGRKITWTELWKAEPHQFKFLVQSVYDVLPSPANLFTWGLIDAPVCQLCQKRGSLEHILSCCSKALGDGRYRWRHDQVLRAIADTICMGINTSKRQHPTKSTIAFVRAGEKPQPSKKTQGGLLTTARDWQLLVDLGRQLRFPDIIATTTLRPDMVLMSGTSKQVVLLELTVPWEDRMEEAQERKRAKYADLVADCRRNGWKARCEPIEVGCRGFAGKSLHRVLGLLGICGLHRRRAIKNILEASEKASRWLWLRRGDAWRSALPGHKSRD; encoded by the exons ATGACCATCGTGGAGGGATTTGAGAGGAAGATCAGCTCGTCCCTGCGCAGTGGCTGG CTGCAGCTTCCTTTCAGTAGTCTGGCAGAGGAGTTCAAGGTTTCCCGGGCCAGAGAAGTCCTGCTCTACAGAGATTCTGCTGATGGGAAAGTATCGTCAGCAGGTGTGGAGGTCAGAACAGGAAGGAAGTGGCGTGCCCAGGATGCAGTGGAGCGGGCAGAGGCGAGGCTGCGGCACAGCACCCTGGTGGGAACCATAGCCACTGGTCGGGCTGGGCTGGGTTGCAACACCAAACCAAACTACAGCAGAGCCAGAGGAAAGGAAAGACGAAAGCTTGTCCAAGAGGAGGTTCGCGCCGAGGTGGAGGAGGCTCGCTTCAGCAGAGTGGTGGGAATGAGCAAGCAGGGGGCCTGGACCAAGTGGGAGCACATAGCTGGTCGCAAGATCACCTGGACCGAACTCTGGAAAGCGGAGCCACACCAGTTTAAGTTCTTG gtcctgcgGGCAATAGCAGACACCATCTGCATGGGCATCAACACCAGTAAGCGGCAACACCCAACCAAGAGCACAATTGCCTTTGTCCGAGCAGGAGAGAAACCTCAACCCTCCAAGAAGACCCAGGGGGGCCTGCTAACAACAGCAAGGGACTGGCAGCTCTtg GGGCGCCCGAGAGGGGGGGAGAATGAGCGCCCCGAACGGACAGATTTTCTGGTAACGATCCCTGCGAATGGACAATTGACTACGAGTGCAGTCTGCACATGTGGCAAGGTCTGCAAAAACCCGACGGGTCTAAAGATACACCAGACCAAGATGGGCTGCCTAAGGAAACCCGTGGCGCAACGCACAGTGCCAGTACCCTGTACGgcacctgatgagacggaggaggatctaggcccggacactccccacagtgcccagaacctccaagcaccaccggcgcaaccccaaaGCAGACCGTCAGAGCATCGTCGGATATTGTGGCCCGCTGCCAACAAGGAGTCAGAGTGGAAACAGTTTGATGAAGATGTTAATACAGCCCTGGAAGCAACAGCCAAGGGTAATGTGGACCAGAGGCTCAAGACAATGAGCACATTCATAATTGGCATTGCATCAGACAGGTTTGGCATAAAGGAACAACGTGCCACCAAGACTACCACTGCAGCACCAATTCCAAACCGGCGGGAAACCAAGATTTCCCAACTCAGACAAGAACTGAGAGTACTCAGGAGCCAGTACAGGAAGGCAAGCGAGAATGAGAAGGCAGCCTTGGCAGAACTGAGGGGTGTGGTAAGGGATAGGCTACTCACCCTGCGACGTGCCGAGTGGCACAGGAAGAGAGGCAAGGAAAGGGCCCGCAAGCGCAGTGCCTTCATTGCAAATCCATTTGGATTCACAAAGAAGCTGCTGGGAGAGAAACGCAGTGGTCAACTCTCATGTCCCGAGGAGGAAATCAACCTCCACATCAAGAACACCTACAGCGACGGCATGAGAGAGCAAGACCTCGGCCACTGTGCAGCCCTCATATGCCCACCAGAACCCTGCATCCTGTTCGACATCAGTGAACCCACCCTGAAGGAAGTTAAAGAGGCAATCAAATCtgccagaacagcatcagcaccaGGCCCAAGTGGAGTTCCGTACAAGGTTTTCAAACAGTGTCCCCGCCTGTTGGAGCGTCTTTGGAAGATCTTCCGGGTGATCTGGAAAAGAGGGAAAGTACCTCAGCAGTGGACGTACGCAGAGGGAGTATGGATTCCCAAGGAGGAAAACGCAAGGAACATCGAGCAGTTTAGGACAATCTCCCTCCTCAGTGTTGAGTGCAAGACCTTCTTCAAAATCGTTTCCAATCGCCTCATGGGATTTCTCCTGAAGAACACCTATATTGACACCTCGGTGCAGAAGGGAGGAGTCCCAGGAGTTCCAGGGTGCATCGAACACACTGGTGTGGTAACACAGCTGATCCGTGAGGCACGAGAGAACAGAGGCGATTTGACAGTACTGTGGCTGGACCTCGCCAATGCTTATGGATCAATTCCACACAAGTTGGTGGAGTTGTCTCTGAGCAGATACCACGTTCCAGAGAAGATTTGCAATCTCATCCTCGACTATTACAACAACTTTAGTCTGAGGGTGTCCTCTGGCACTTCAACATCAGATTGGCATCGTCTAGAGAAAGGTATCATCACAGGCTGTACAATCTCTGTGTCCCTGTTTGCACTGGCCATGAATATGCTTGTGAAGTCTGCGGAAGTAGAGTGCAGAGGCCCTTTGTCCAAATCCGGCACCCGGCAACCTCCGATTAGAGCATCCATGGATGATCTCACGGTAACCACAACATCAGTGTCTGGTTGCAGATGGCTCCTTCAAGGCCTTGATCGACTCATTAGTTGGGCAAGAATGAGTTTCAAGCCCTCTAAGTCCAGGTCCTTGGTCTTAAGAAAAGGAAAGGTAACCGACCGCTTTCGCTTCAGTCTGGCAGACACCCAAATTCCATCTGTGTTAGAAAAGCCAGTGAAGAGCCTGGGCAAGCTCTTCACTGGTGATCTGAAGGATACCGCTGCACGTCAAGCTACCAGCGATAACCTCAACATGTGGCTCTCAGCTGTGGACAAGTCAGGACTTCCTGGGAAGTTCAAGGCCTGGATATATCAGCATGGCATCCTGCCTCGTCTCCTCTGGCCGCTGCTAATGTACGAATTCCCAATGACCATCGTGGAGGGATTTGAGAGGAAGATCAGCTCGTCCCTGCGCAGGTGGCTGGGTCTGCCACGGAGCCTAAGCAGCTTTGCTTTGTTTGGGCACAACACCAAGCTGCAGCTTCCTTTCAGTAGTCTGGCAGAGGAGTTCAAGGTTTCCCGGGCCAGAGAAGTCCTGCTCTACAGAGATTCTGCTGATGGGAAAGTATCGTCAGCAGGTGTGGAGGTCAGAACAGGAAGGAAGTGGCGTGCCCAGGATGCAGTGGAGCGGGCAGAGGCGAGGCTGCGGCACAGCACCCTGGTGGGAACCATAGCCACTGGTCGGGCTGGGCTGGGTTGCAACACCAAACCAAACTACAGCAGAGCCAGAGGAAAGGAAAGACGAAAGCTTGTCCAAGAGGAGGTTCGCGCCGAGGTGGAGGAGGCTCGCTTCAGCAGAGTGGTGGGAATGAGCAAGCAGGGGGCCTGGACCAAGTGGGAGCACATAGCTGGTCGCAAGATCACCTGGACCGAACTCTGGAAAGCGGAGCCACACCAGTTTAAGTTCTTGGTCCAGTCAGTTTATGATGTCCTCCCAAGCCCTGctaacctgttcacctggggcctgatagacgcacctgtgtgccagctctgtcagaaaagaggatcattagaacacatcctcagctgttgctcgaaggcattgggagatggcaggtatcggtggcgccacgaccaggtcctgcgGGCAATAGCAGACACCATCTGCATGGGCATCAACACCAGTAAGCGGCAACACCCAACCAAGAGCACAATTGCCTTTGTCCGAGCAGGAGAGAAACCTCAACCCTCCAAGAAGACCCAGGGGGGCCTGCTAACAACAGCAAGGGACTGGCAGCTCTtggttgacctgggaaggcagttgcgattcccagacatcatcgcaactacaacactccggccagacatggtcttgatgtctggaaccagcaagcaggtggtactccttgagctaactgtcccctgggaggacagaatggaggaagctcaggaaaggaagagagcgaagtacgcagatcttgtggctgactgccggaggaacgggtggaaggcccgctgcgagcctattgaggtgggctgcaggggttttgcaggcaagtccttacaccgggtcctggggctccttgggatttgtggactgcacaggagaagagccataaaaaacattttggaagcgtctgaaaaggcttcacgttggctctggttgaggaggggggacgcgtggcgtagtgcgctacctggacacaagtcgagggactga
- the LOC133649616 gene encoding folliculin-like — MTLFSLPGPTLLNKLEVALCNDNLSVEVVAHCLLCLKEEWMNKVKVLFKFSKVDGRGREDTQKVLTLLGSTGPAEDDNVRLLKFWMTGLSKTYKNHLMMTAVRPHDSTPTPTPTH, encoded by the exons ATGACCTTGTTTTCTCTTCCAGGGCCGACGCTGCTGAACAAGCTGGAGGTAGCACTCTGCAACGACAACTTGTCTGTGGAGGTGGTGGCTCACTGTCTGCTGTGTCTCAAGGAGGAGTGGATGAA CAAGGTGAAAGTGCTGTTCAAGTTCTCCAAAGTGGACGGGCGTGGCCGGGAGGACACCCAGAAGGTTCTGACCCTGCTAGGGAGCACGGGGCCTGCAGAGGATGACAACGTGCGCCTGCTCAAGTTCTGGATGACCGGACTCAGCAAGACCTACAAGAACCACCTCATGATGACTGCGGTCAGACCACATGActccactcccactcccactcccactcactga